One window from the genome of Thermodesulfovibrionales bacterium encodes:
- a CDS encoding fibronectin type III domain-containing protein — translation MIKRGDRYQIYDYNGNLVNQFTGVAKYVDEITVLADNTIVVYKSDEKKFYLYSPTGQLIKTSTERPLELGWVSSVRINGHYKSIVKYPDMVYQIIADQPIVKYYRDINQNLYQIETFTETVGDEEIISYKVHKYSRCSKKVSVLNMPRSQYEPMPPEMSDMPTCKPRPIIEYGEPLVAPNGDVYAWARTKTHYKILKWTWVDEPDTAADVPDAPEALKVTATERGLMLSWKASPQDPGCVTGYEIERSATSSTGYTKIADRGKGVLRYEDTTVEKGQVYYYRVRAMYKTAPSGYSNEANGRR, via the coding sequence TTGATTAAACGCGGCGATAGGTATCAGATTTATGATTATAACGGCAATTTAGTTAATCAATTCACAGGCGTTGCAAAATATGTCGATGAGATAACTGTGCTAGCTGACAATACAATTGTTGTTTATAAAAGTGATGAAAAGAAATTTTACCTCTACTCCCCCACCGGTCAGCTCATCAAGACCAGCACAGAGAGGCCGCTGGAGTTGGGGTGGGTGAGTTCAGTGCGTATTAATGGACATTATAAATCCATCGTTAAATATCCTGATATGGTCTATCAGATTATAGCTGATCAGCCGATTGTCAAGTACTATCGCGATATTAACCAGAATCTTTATCAAATAGAGACCTTTACAGAAACAGTAGGCGATGAAGAGATTATTTCCTATAAGGTCCACAAGTACAGCAGGTGCAGTAAGAAGGTATCTGTTCTGAACATGCCGCGCTCGCAATATGAGCCCATGCCACCTGAGATGAGCGATATGCCAACATGTAAGCCGAGACCGATAATTGAGTATGGAGAGCCGCTCGTAGCGCCGAATGGAGATGTCTATGCGTGGGCAAGGACAAAGACACATTATAAGATTTTAAAATGGACATGGGTAGATGAGCCAGATACAGCAGCAGATGTACCTGATGCACCTGAAGCATTAAAGGTAACAGCCACAGAAAGGGGGCTAATGCTGAGCTGGAAGGCATCACCACAGGACCCTGGTTGTGTAACAGGCTATGAGATAGAAAGGTCAGCTACATCTTCAACCGGATATACAAAAATAGCAGACAGGGGCAAGGGAGTACTGAGGTATGAAGACACAACAGTTGAGAAAGGACAGGTTTATTACTACAGGGTACGAGCCATGTATAAAACAGCTCCATCAGGATACTCAAATGAGGCAAACGGAAGGAGATGA